The sequence TGATGTGATAAACTTTCAGATGCTGTTTCCACCACCGGAAGAAAGTTTCAATTTTCCATCTGAGCTTGTATATGGTGGCAATCTGTTCTGCGGAGAGGTCACAGCGGTTGGTGGCAACGAAGTACTCGACGTTTCCGACTTTGTATCCAACAACCCTGAGAGGATATTCAGTCTGATTAATGCCTGAGGTTCCGAGCAGAACGATAGCATCAAAAAATATATAAGAGCCAGGCTTTATTGGATTTTCTTTGATAACAGTTTTCGTAGTGCATTTTTTGATTCTGCATACGAAGAATTTGTCATCTTTCTGAAGTAGATCAAAACTTCTGTGACATTGATAACCTCGATCCATAACGCCAGCTTGGCCCTTTG comes from Desulforegula conservatrix Mb1Pa and encodes:
- a CDS encoding IS4 family transposase — encoded protein: MTAKRKKAKGHFGLNINQSIPSSIYLTAGKDPERPFVPMILTKGQAGVMDRGYQCHRSFDLLQKDDKFFVCRIKKCTTKTVIKENPIKPGSYIFFDAIVLLGTSGINQTEYPLRVVGYKVGNVEYFVATNRCDLSAEQIATIYKLRWKIETFFRWWKQHLKVYHIMSRTEHGVIVQILGGLITYLLMVIYCRKQFDEPVSINRVRELRSSIANDIGPNKNQRLQQYIVLLCTLLFWKLTYKMLSN